A genomic window from Salvia miltiorrhiza cultivar Shanhuang (shh) chromosome 5, IMPLAD_Smil_shh, whole genome shotgun sequence includes:
- the LOC130985862 gene encoding uncharacterized protein LOC130985862 — translation MKKLYRKSTVHPTPSVVSEHLLSFLPAAILSLTVALSPADREVLAYLISCSSSGSQRKKIGGDDHAACFNCNCFRCYMSYWAKWDSSPNRQLIHEVIDAFEDTLLKETKRDKNKKERRKAKTVKVGVLNEPINSEPTLTAVDFGFGESNTAAESARREEDVITEEEFDKGSVRRFVSFLGERIWSVWG, via the coding sequence ATGAAGAAGCTTTACCGGAAGAGCACGGTGCATCCGACGCCTTCGGTTGTTTCGGAGCACCTCCTCTCGTTTTTGCCGGCGGCGATATTAAGTTTGACCGTGGCTCTATCTCCGGCCGATAGGGAAGTCCTGGCCTACCTCATATCCTGCTCATCCTCCGGCAGCCAGCGCAAGAAGATAGGCGGTGACGACCATGCGGCGTGCTTCAACTGCAACTGCTTCCGCTGCTACATGAGCTATTGGGCCAAGTGGGATTCGTCGCCGAACCGCCAGCTCATACACGAGGTCATAGATGCTTTCGAAGACACCCTTCTCAAAGAGACCAAAAGAGACAAGAACAAAAAGGAAAGGCGGAAGGCTAAAACCGTCAAAGTCGGTGTGTTGAATGAACCCATAAATTCCGAGCCCACTTTGACCGCCGTCGATTTTGGTTTCGGCGAGTCAAACACGGCGGCGGAGAGTGCTCGGCGGGAGGAGGATGTAATTACGGAGGAGGAATTCGACAAGGGCTCGGTGAGGAGGTTTGTGAGTTTTCTTGGGGAGAGGATATGGAGCGTTTGGGGTTGA
- the LOC130985857 gene encoding carboxylesterase SOBER1-like, whose amino-acid sequence MKRTLAKSIALFAVTLGITLSFILLNHDTPPPIRPDAMARSFVLWLHGLGDSGPANEPIKTFFTSTVFANTKWSFPSAPNNPVTCNHGHVMPSWFDIHEIPVTADSPHDEGDVLKAVQNVHTMIDKEIAAGTNPKNVFICGFSQGGALTLASILLYPKTLGGGAVFSGWVPFNSSILQRVTEDAKKTPILWSHGMADRTVLFEAGQAGPPFLEKAGVSCEFKAYPALGHSLNNEELRNLESWIKSRLHSSS is encoded by the exons ATGAAGCGAACGCTGGCCAAGTCAATTGCTCTGTTCGCAGTCACTCTCGGCATTACCCTTTCCTTCATCCTTCTCAATCACGACACCCCTCCCCCGATCAGGCCCGACGCTATGGCCCGTAGCTTCGTATTGTGGCTGCACGGGCTGGGCGATTCGGGCCCCGCCAACGAACCTATCAAGACATTCTTCACTTCTACCGTCTTCGCCAACACCAAGTGGTCCTTCCCTTCTGCACCTAACAATCCCGTCACCTGTAATC ATGGTCATGTGATGCCATCATGGTTTGACATTCACGAAATACCAGTGACAGCT GATTCTCCACATGATGAAGGCGATGTGCTCAAAGCAGTTCAAAATGTCCATACAATGATAGACAAAGAGATAGCAGCTGGCACAAATCCTAAGAATGTCTTCATATGTGGGTTCAGTCAAGGAG GTGCTTTAACGTTGGCAAGCATTCTGCTCTACCCAAAAACTCTAGGTGGAGGTGCAGTGTTTAGTGGTTGGGTTCCATTTAACTCTTCAATTTTACAAAGGGTTACAGAAGATGCAAAAAAG ACGCCTATCCTGTGGTCCCATGGCATGGCTGATAGAACTGTACTCTTCGAAGCTGGACAAGCTGGTCCTCCCTTTCTCGAAAAAGCTGGCGTAAGCTGTGAATTCAAG GCCTACCCTGCTCTCGGTCACTCTCTAAACAACGAGGAGCTCCGTAATCTGGAATCTTGGATCAAATCCCGTCTCCACAGTTCGTCCTGA